Within Spinacia oleracea cultivar Varoflay chromosome 4, BTI_SOV_V1, whole genome shotgun sequence, the genomic segment CCGAATTAACCTGGCCCGAAATACGACCCGCTACCCATCCATTACAGATTTATCCACACTGTATGAACCCAAACCGATAAAAATCGAAATTATAAGAACTCGAACCGACATGAAACTGAACCAGATGAAACCCGGATAAACTTGTTCAACCCGCTTTGTTTCATATTGTTATCTGATAAACTCGACCCAATATGAGTCCGACTAATCCCGTTTAAAACCCGATGTGTTCCAACCCGACCCACATGCATGACCCGACCTGCTTATAATCTGATCTGACATGAATCCGCCCGATATGAACTCGCTTAATTAACTCGAACTGATCCAGTCCGTTAATTTTCGAACCCGGCCCAATCCGACCCGTTACAAAATGAACTTGTTTCAACTCAAACCGATGTGCCCGACCCAAAACCTAGTCCGTTTATCCGAATTGACACCCTTACTATTACCTAATTACTTCATATAAATTTTAACGCTCTCTGTTTAGAATCCCTTTGGTTTAGTGTAAACGTTTTCAACGAAAATTAATTTTTCATCGAAAATACttttcaagaaaaaatacaattccaaattagttttctttttttggttccttacaagaaaattcatacaagtaaaaaaggaaaatgggaggAGACGAGTGAAGATTGATGGGAAGAAGAAAGTAAGGgggaaaagtggaaaagtgaTTCATTTCCTTTCAAGCCTCCATTTGGTTtgacaaagttaaaaacaatccAAAAACAATACCCAAAAATTACCAAATATATTAACAAAGTTAAAAAAATTgagatttaattttgaattatttttccTGGATTgatcattttttaattttaaaattttgggtAACTTCGAGTACTTTTAATATTGAGAAACTTTtttagatttaatttttttttaattaagtttatgattaagagttaattattattttattaatggtcTAATTGGCCAAAATATGTATTAAGGTAGCAATTGACATCAATTGTTAGAAAggtaggtagtaattgacaacttttaacTACCTTGTTAGTAATTGACAAACTCCATAACAACCTAGATagtaattaacaaattttcctttgtttttaatttgtttccaaaatcaaacaacgtAAAAGGATTGAAAAAGGGGAAATCGTTTTCAATGAGAACGTATTACACCAAATCAAACGCTCCCCTAAAccgaaaaaaataacaaaaggaGAAAATGATTCTTTCTTTTACACCTATAACAAGAGAAAACTAAAACCAAATGCTAGCACACGCGGTCCCTCGAGATATTGGAATCCATTAGCATAAATAACTGAGTAAATAGGTtgaatatataattatatgAGAAGTAATTATTTATCaaatattaagtaaatatgTTATGGTCGCTAATAATACTGACGAGTGTTTTTTCGTGTCGTTGACGAACACcactcaatcaaacaaaatttataaagtCCTAAATGAACcaactatattgactatagtggcaagctagggatcgtcccaagataATGGATATTTTGATTTCTCAAACTAattgcgttcacaagctagctCAAGCGGAAAAGTATGTATGTATATAACTATGAAACTattgaaatcaaaatgtatgAAATATGCGCAAGtaaagaaactctagagatttcgggaattaGCAATGGAATTTGAATTGGGAGTTCCGACGATCCTAAATGTTCATGATATGCAATGACTAATGAATGAATGCAATGACAAATTTGTGGCTTGAACAAGCACTACTCAACTAATCCTAATCTAGCTCTCGCTACAATCAAGACTCGAAGAGGAAATTATGAACGAACGACCAAGCCAAAGTAATGCAAGCAACGAATCACGCTCTCGCGCCAATTCGAAGCCAAACACTCCAATATTCTAGCAATTTAGGTTAGCTAATCCTAAACTAACTAGGCATGTAATCAAACATCGattaatcaatttaatcacaaaatcaatcacaaaataatCTCCAAAATTTCCAATTCTACATCCAATGCCTCAACCCTAATCTCTAGATTATGACTATATAAATGGCATGATTGAAACTAGATTAAACTAAAACGAATCCTAATCACGAAACTAATTGcaattaaactaattgaatcATCGAAAATCAGAAACTTCAAACATGAAAAATAAGtcaaaattcaaccaaaattcaatcaaaatattCAATATAAAATCAAACAACTAAATCAAAGTATAAACTAAACTAATCAAGCAACTAAAGAATTAAGTAATCAAGTAAAGAGAAGAGTAAGAATTATACCAGTGAATTATCGAAATTGGcccaaaaatgaagaacaaaattctggaaattgaaaaaacaaaactcaaactaaaaaagaaagagaaactgaAATTTGTGATTGAAATTCATAAAATTGAGAATCTAACTACAAAATAGAAATGCTAGCTTCTCTGATCTACTCGGAACTGCTGCTCGCTGCTATATTGCTCGAACCAAAGAAAACCAAAACTGCAGTAAATTTAAGAACGAAAATgcgaaaaagaaatcaaaaactGGAAacgaaattcaaattaattcactacaaaataatcattttataaaGACGAGGAATTTCGTCTCTAAATAGTCCAAATCTGTCTCAAAATGATGATGAAAGACGAATTTGAGACGTAAATAGGGCATCTCTATAGAAGGCGTCTCAACaaaatttgagacggaattttgacaaatccattacaaatttgagacgAACTTTTTCTAACTCCATTTACAAAtccatctcaattttaatttagagacgAAATTTAAGTAATTCGTCTCAAGTTTGGGATGCTTAGATCATCCGTCTCAAAATTCGTCTCTAATaatgcataattttgtagtgaTTTTACCAATTCGTTCTAAATCTTGACTCTAATTCTAACTAATGCTACCCTATTCTAATTTCTAATCACTGCTCGAACTCAGCTATGAAAACCTAAATCGAAAAACTAAAAAACTGATTGTCTTCGAAATCGCGTTGTGCTGCTTAAATATGAGTTGCAGCCGTGGACGGTGCCGGCGCACCCTCACAAAGATGCGAGTTTTGCAATTTTTGGGCCGCGCTCGAAAAAAGAGCCTAAAATTCTACCCAAACCCCCAAATTTTtgtgtcgggtcgggtcggttCAGGTTAGCTGGTCGAGCTCACGTTGACCAGGTCTACATGAGACTAACTTTATGGGATGAGTTTTCCACTAATCAAGACCGTTTTCAATTCATTCGATGAGAACAAGAATCATGTTTTAGGTGCACAACACAATCACAACTAACATGTTTCTCTAAAGTAATGaacattttaataaaattagttTCCCTTCTCCATTTGTACGTCTACATCTCTCCATAGTTGGACGGAGTAGGTTGTTTATTGATCCAGATATAACATGACTGGTGATCTACATGGCTGGTAATTAATTGTACTTAAAAATTAGTGTTGGACCTCATATTTCGATTATTTTTGCACGTCTAAAACATTATATAGATACGTAGATGATGGTTATGTCCAAAAATATATCAGATTGACATAGTCAATGGCTAATGGAAATGTTGTTTAATGCCAAAAGAATCAATTTAAACCATAATTTTGTGGTGTCCAATGTAAGGACATTTATTTTCGATATACCAATCGATGTACGGTTTACTAAAACATACGTGttattttgtatattttaggTGAAATATTTTCTGGTTTGTGCTACAGTGTTAAGTATATATTGACATAAATATGTCACTTTGGTATGAGTCGTATGCACGACACTTACAAGAGATGATAAGTGTTTGAAATGCCTTTTCTCCAGGAGTTCCATTGTTTCAAGGTACGTAATTATATATATGTTACTAAAGTTTTAAAAAGTTATAAGAAGagtttcttaatgtttcagatTCAAAGTTCCTATAAAAATTGGTGACAACACTAATACGATATCTATTACACTATTTGGTAATGATGTTGAAATAATCGTTGGTTGCCAAGCTGCACGAATACAACACATGTAAGTATACACTTTGTTGAAGTTAATAATATAGATATGGACACGTTTAACCatgatatttaattttatttgtaaTCGGGAATTCGAAGAAGAGCTTTTGATGAAGTACTTAAGTGAATGTCTTATGAATTCATTCACTTTTATCTTACGTGCTCCGCAAACATAACATGAAAAAATAAGGGTCCCTGCAATTTTTCAAGTAAAATGGGAAAAACGAATTTTGTTATTTACAAGAGGATATTAACAAAGTTAAAGTATCCACATAGTCAATTTTGCAGTATCAAATGTTTTTAGACCATCATAGATCTAGAacttaatttttgattttttttgaaaaaattgatattaataatctcaactttcactcatcttctcaaaataatccttACATGTGATTATTTTGGAATAATCTCAACTTTCGGGTATACCTTTTTCAAATAATCTAAACTATCAATTTGCCTATTTACAATAGACCCAAAATGATTTAGTAATGACAGAAAAATAAGAttcggattattttgagaaggtaaTCCCAAAAGTTGGGATTACttttaaaaaatgaataaaagttgaGATTATTCATGTCAAACTTTCCAATTTTTTTAACTTCTTACTTCGGGTTTTATGTTTTGCTTAAGACACATACAATATTTAGATATGTTTTGGCCTATTGCCCACGTTAAACATTGTAGGCAACATCGTCATTTAAGAGTTTTGTTATCCTTTTTATAGGTAGCACCGTAGCACGGTCACAGAGCCACATACTAGTAAATGCATTAATCAACGAGAAGAATAATTTAAGTATATTCCGTGTTAAGACGCCTCTTGTATTTTTTACGGAGTATTTTTTTCAGAATGCTTCAAAATTAGAAAACAAGGAAGCCCATTGTATATTTGCTACGCAATTTTGCATAGAACCGACTTCAGCCAGCTGTATGTTTCAAAACGCCCTGCCTCTCCCGTAGTGCAAGGACACAAATTTCTTCCAAAACGTAGCAACGTTAAGAAAAATGAAAGCAAAATTGAGGCTGAATTCTACACATGATGTTGAAAATGCTTACAATCAGCTCATCTGCAGGTTTACAAACGATGGACAGTCGTAATACTTGCGTTGCCAATGCCTTGACTCTCTGAGCCAAAGGAGTAACACAGTCAAGAGACAGTTGATGGTGTAACACCAAAATATTTACATCCTACTAGAGTTAGAGAATAAGTTGACAGGTTTAGTTTAAAGATGCAACAAGTTTTAAGATCAGACAGGTCCAAGATAGTCTCCCTCCAAACCAACCACGGCCTGAAATTCCCTTTCAGTCTCCACCCACTTAGTCCCAATGACACAAAAGCGCACAACAACATCTTTCTCAATCTTTGACTGCTTCTCACTAATGAACATAGGACTTTCACCAGGGACATGCTGATAGCCAGGCATCTTCTGAGCGGAAAGAAATATGGTCTCGATGGGTCCACATCTCAAGAACACACCATGCCTCAACACTTTGTGTACAGTTCCTTCCAAAACCTCTCCACGGAAAATCTTGAAGGTGAGGCAACTGAAGGTAACAGGAAACAGAACATCTCCAGTCTGCTGCCTGACTCTCCCCTCTCCTATGTTGTCCAGGGTTGTCACTGCAAGCAGATAACCAAGCTCTTTGGTTGCCTTCTTGGATGTAAAATCTTCCATCAGTCGTAGTATGATTGACTTCTGCAGCATCAAACCTTTCACATCCATATGTTCACAAGGGATTATCACATTCCAAGGCAGTTGTACTTTGATAAACATTGTTTCCCCTACAAAGAGATTAACACACACAATTATACTTCCAATAAGCTGCAATTTATATGTGTACAAAAAACTGTAATATGCACTAAATTACTACCCTGCTAGAATACCAATCaacattatttttcaataaataaCAACAATTCATCCAATGTGCCTAACCTCAACAGACACCCAATAAGAAAGTAGGGAATAGCACTTTCTATATCAAACTCGTTCAATTTCCAATTAAAAATGAGGAAATAAAAGTGCACACTACATatatcttcttctttttttatataagtaaaagattatattatattaacAGTAGGAATAAAGGAGAGCAAAACAATGAGAACAAGAAGTCCTCTGTTTTAGAAAGCAAAATTACAGATTGCCCCAATTTCTTTGTATCCCCCCCACCAAGTAACTATTGAAAGCCCCACTGCCCTTGGCCCATAAAGATGCTAAACATTTGATTTTGTTCCACAATAACTCACAGGGCAACGGAACTTGTGAAAACACCCTCGAGTTTCTCTCCAACCACACACACCACATAATTGCCATGAAAGCATTGCGCCATAGCAATCTCTTctccttttccttttccttacCCTGACCAAACCCTCCAAATCAATCTAATATCTCTGAAGCGCAAACCCAACTCTCATCATGGAGCGCAAACAATCTCCTCCAAAAGTAACTTGCCATTTCACAATGTAAGAAAACATGTGAACATGACTCGCTATTAGCACCGCAAAGCAAGCAAATATTTGGGGAAATAACCAAACTTGGCCTACGCTTTTGGAGCATATCATTAGTGTTGATCCTTCCTAATGCCAATGTCCACACAAACGGCCTCACCTTCAAAGGTACTTTCGCCTTCCAAATGAAACTTGCTACCGGGGAAGCTGGAAATTTAGAGGGTCAATTCAAGTAAACCAGAAAAGACCTTCAACAAAAAGACCCTGATGAATCCCCAGTCCACACTCTAGCATCCTCCCGTGTAGCTAATTGAAGATCAAGAACCTCTATTAGAGAAGGAAACTCCTCTAGTTCCCTATCTCGTGGAGACCATCGAAAATGTAAATTCCATATGCTATCACCATAGGAACTAGACACCTTGGCATTGTGTAGCGAGGACAATTGAAATAAAAGAGGGTACTGAACACATAATGATTGTTCTCCCCTCCAAACATCTTCCCAAAAACGTAAACGACCACCATTCCCTACCTTGAACTTCACTAAAGGAAAGGAAAGATGGAAAACCTAAGAGATGAACTTCCATGGACAACCATGTGTTACTGAAAGAGCACTTTGGGCATCTCTATTCCCACCCATTTGATTGCAATCCATATTTTCTCTTTATGCCTCGATGCCATAAAGACTCGGGATCAGGAAGAAAATGCCACAACCACTTTCCGACCAAAGCAATATTTTTTTACACCACTTTCCCAAAGCCTAGACCCCCTTCGTCCTTTGGCCGATATACCATTTCCCAGCTCACAAGGTCATCTTTCCTCATATTGATGGACCCTGATCGCAAAAAGTTCCTCATCATTCTCTCAAACTTACTTGCAATAGCCAGTGGGGTCTTAAAAAAGGGAGAGATAATAGAGAGGGATACTAGACAAGCATGACTTGATCAAAGTAATCCTCCCACGaagagaaaagtagaccttcTTCCACCCATCAAGTCTTTGAAATCCTTGAAACAACTGGCTCCGAGAATGATTTTGCACGCGGATTACCTCCTAGAGGCAAACCCAGGTAGCTAAGAGGCCAACTCTCAACTTGACACCCAACCATAGCTGCATACTGACTAAGAACAGAAGAATCAAGATTAATTCCTGCAAAACTACACTTAGAGAGGTTGATTTTCAAGTTCGGCTAATGGATAGTAAGTAATACCAAATACTCAAGCTGCCACTCTAGAACCAAAACTGGAGGGAAGTTGAGGGTATTTTAGTGCAGGTTCTTAGAGGAAAATGAAAATTGAATATAAAGGGCAACCTACTCATTCAAACTTgactttgaattaaaaaagacCACATAAAAGGTGTCCAATGAAACTGTACATTGTTTTTAATAAAGGTGAAGTAGCAAGTTGTGTTCCAAATCAAGCGTATAATATTGTTGCTACTGTACAAGGGTGTACAACTCATCCCGTAAAAAATAGTGTATACAAGTCACCCCATCGAATAACAAAAGTGTGAACACACCCccttaccccccccccccccccccccccccttccccACCTTGGATACACTATAGCAGTCTCTTCAGAGGCATTGGGTAATGCCGACATTGATACTAATCTTTTCAGATAAAATCCAATTattcaaccaaaaaaaaatttgaaattggGTTGATACTTCATATATGATAAGATCCTCGAAGAACATTTATGAACACCCGAAGTCTAACATGGTAAAACTCATTTCTGCTTCGCAAACAGAACTTTAAAACTGAGGTCAACAAGCTAAACACCAGGCAACTAACCCTTTCAAAGGAAAACTCCATTAAATTTTATGTTCAAATTTCTCCAGAAAGTGTTCAACCGTTCAACAAACAAAGTCAAATCACAATTCTTCACATAAAACATTGCTCGAAGCCTCAAACAATGACAATACACTGAGCTCAAATAGCAGGATCAACGATAACAATCTCACTACAAAAGCTAAAAAACATCACAGGAAGAAGAATACCGTGCCAAAAGGTCAAAGCTACAATATATTTCAAAAACATGCAAACACATGTGACGTATTTGATCATAATAATCAATAAGTCTCCCCAACTATTGCTTAAATAGTTCAGCAACACCATCTCAATTAAGCTTAAGGAGCTACATCTATACCATCGACCCATAGCCTATCAACTATCGAGCAACAACGATCAACATAGGTCTTCAAGAAACTACCATCCACTAGGTCTTCTTCCTCTAGATTCGAGCTCATATCAGTCAACTAAAACGAATTAAAACCATAATGGAACATCAACCACATAATGGCAGTCAAAACAACACACCAATACTCTAAACCTATCAGCGCTGCGGAAATAGACAGTTATTAAAACCATAATAATGGAACATCAACCACATAGTGACCGTTAAAGCACACCAAGACCCTAAACCCGCTTGCATTACGCAGAAACAGACAATTGAGCAGAATTGAAACCCTAATCACGGAACATACAAGTATTTTCCCTCATAAAGTTAAAACACCGCACACTGAACCTAAATCCGCCAGCATTGCGCGGAAAAACCACATGTCAAAGGGTTTAAGGTCAGGGTTAGGTTCCACATCTCAAATGCAGTTCTCATAACATGTTAAAATTCGAGCATAAAAATTAAGGGTTAGGGTTTCAAATGGTTTAAAACTTCACATTTTAAGCATTTTAAAGTACCGACTTATCTTTCTTTACAGAATCTACGATGAGAATGATATCAAAAGAGAATAAAAAATCACAActtttacataaaataaaattgggAGAGATGGAAGACCGGATCAAGTTTTCGCAATTTCCAGCACTCACAGGATAGTCTTCAATCCCTGAAATTGTTaagaagaaaatagaaaatttgTTAAGAGGAAATTTTggaattaacaaaataattaggaggagagagaaagaggggaaATCTTGGAATCatcagagagagagagagagctcaACCTGAACTCTGGAGGAGGAGAAATGCAGAAATGGTGCCCCAACACCACTATTCGACTACTCACAGAGTCACAGCTGGTTTTGAGGCTTCAGTAGAGTTATTCAAGAGGGGAAATTGAAAAACGATAtgaaaggtcttgcgcgcacaaggtgtacaataaatttattgtacaccaacataacttaaccctttttttttaactttaatctaattttgattaacttttatattagtaaaaaaattaatagataaattttttaaagggttaaatgattaattttatacattattagttattttgaagaaataagttttactaaaatgaaaaaaattatcactggaaaatagataactttttcatatatatgcataacttttaagcatttaatgttaacttttactccggtgtacaatatttattgtacacccattgtaaataagaaattATGAAAACGATAAGGGGCCGTTTGGTTGGAGAAGGGGAAATGGAAAGGAAAAGGGAAAGGGAAGGGGAAGGAAAGAAAATGAGATttaagggggcgtttggttcaaACAGGGTAAAGGAAATGGAATCAACAAAGGGATTGCGATGAGATGGAATGGAAAGGAAAACCCTTTGATATGTAGAGTTGTTTGGTGACATTTTATTTTCACCTCTTTTCCTGGGCTATTTCTACAGTATTGCATTTCTAAAAAATTCTCCACCATGAACATCACTATATTGCCACCAATCTTTCCCCGTCGCCGCCCCTCTCCTCCACAGACCCTTACTTCCGTCGCCCCTCCCCTACTGCCGCCGACCCTCCCCTACTTTCGCCGCCCCTCCCGTACTGCCGCCTCCCCTATCCGTTCACTCTCACGCCCCTTCGTCTACTGCCGCCGCCCCTCCCCAAATGTCGTTGCCCCTCCCCTACTGTCGCCACATCCCCTATCCGTTCACTCTCACGCCCCTTCGCCTACTGCCGCCGCCCTCCCCTAATACCATCGCCCCTCCCCTACTATCGTCGCCCCTCCCCTACTGTCGTCGCCCCTTCCCTACTGTCGTCGCCTCCCCTATCCGTTTCACTCTCAcgactagaattttcggcgacGATTAGGGTTTTAGGTGGCGGCTAGGGTTTTAGTCGGCGGTTAGGATGGATCTCCCGGCGACGGCTAGGGTTTCGCGGTGGTGTTTGAGGAAGATGGTGGTGGAGTCGGGTCGTGCCGGTGAAGGTTCCGACGGTGGAGTCTTAATGGTAAGGGTGACAATAATATATGTGTTGGGTTGGCAGTGATGGATGGGTGGTGTGGTAGCTCAAGGAAAGGGAATGTCAATACCTTGGGGAGGGAATCAATATAGAGGGAATGTCAATACCTCGTCGCCATCGCTGCTGGGCACAACGCGGGTTGGTAGACGTGCACGACTCGGAAGCCATGGCACGCTGCCTCGACGCCAACAATGTTGGGCGTGTGAAGTGTTGCCCCTTCGCCTTGCTCGATCACTCCGCACAGCACACACTGCACAGGGGCTGTCCCCACGCACGTGGCTCGTGCATTGCTCGCTGCTTTGTACCGCATgggtgacgagctcccttgcccgtcgtcgcatgcccgcacaatgcaacaccccttaagggtaacacttagcttccattgcttcgtgtgtGCATGTTTGTGAAcgatttataaaaaataaaaacttttatatttaaatttaaggaaaatttgtaattattaatccaacctttgcccgattttctttaattaagcctacctatgcgatatttctaaataatccaacctttatgacccaagtactattattaagcctggatgatcggttacctgctacaaagtcaaggaaaatttgtaattattaatccaacctttgcccgattttctttaattaagcctacctatgcgatatttctaaatattccaacctttatgacccaactactattattaagcctggatgaccggttacctgctacaaagtcaacgttaaaaaggttgacaacctaaagttggtttctctcctaaaatattggacacatcatcatcacttgccacctaaacaaggatttcattttttttttcaaaaaacccttaacccttctcttctctgtaccgtgtttcaattcctctctcctccattactgctgcttcaaccacaattgtactggttcatgacatcatcagcgattttcttgtggaaataggtgacttcatccacgcgcattcaaatttcgtctccaaaatcgtacaattgaaggtgaacttacgaaccttagcgtttttgttccttttttggtgaattttgaattttgggcttccttgatggtcagttcgtaaaaacccgagctgttgcaataatatagttttttttttttatgttgtgggatgttggttattgtggtcttgttgaaaatttagaaagaaaaaaaaatcttgaatttgaagaagatccagatccaacaggcaattgctttaccccagccatagcaattgctgattatttttgatgaacttcgaatggagaagtatgagggatcgacaatggtggagaagaggtagaagagaaataatggatatGAGTGCaaagatgaagcagaaaatcgtagaggagagaggaacgaaaattaaaatagcaattaaagaaaataagggggaaaaaaaataaaaaaaaattataattgttatatgccacgtaagggtgaataccgcctatagcaagttagtaacttgttaggcttaataatagtagttgggtcataaaggttggattatttagaaatc encodes:
- the LOC110785157 gene encoding DNA-directed RNA polymerase V subunit 7; the protein is MFIKVQLPWNVIIPCEHMDVKGLMLQKSIILRLMEDFTSKKATKELGYLLAVTTLDNIGEGRVRQQTGDVLFPVTFSCLTFKIFRGEVLEGTVHKVLRHGVFLRCGPIETIFLSAQKMPGYQHVPGESPMFISEKQSKIEKDVVVRFCVIGTKWVETEREFQAVVGLEGDYLGPV